In Archocentrus centrarchus isolate MPI-CPG fArcCen1 chromosome 16, fArcCen1, whole genome shotgun sequence, a single window of DNA contains:
- the gpatch3 gene encoding G patch domain-containing protein 3, which yields MADAETEPPVYFAISNIPVAFRSADLRNYFSQFIEGGGFHCFHYRHRPEVLRESGVPENTVCGDGEEPRSTSPELAEGTKTVSESKPAAKSCCCIVSVRAKDADRFVRMYAGNHWIESKGNWLARRCVIKRVKVSHDKDDGSFPYKTKYEQRHRVSPMERFTEADLRSLSELNPPALMQNGNVGTPVKVFLQLIQACRLPPRLIRKLGLTFPKTSSNRRYGNVPFQYHDTCTLPATEETVLTAAGHEISGPGTLAASFSESRLGDHSETTDDEAQKEDGEDAQSNADDDDDCCEEWERHEALHDDVTSQERSKERLYEEEIELKWEKGGSGLVFYTDAQYWQEEEGDFDEQTADDWDVDMSVYYDKDGGDMDARDYVRMRYEKRLREGLEDGSGHNQSIGSFERFTKGVGRRVMEKQGWREGEGLGNSQIGIPEALENEGQHPNCKRGFGYHGEKLVLHPVKKARTDYHITTVYDKPKDIDGGDTLLRRQPNTSMKYRGWQPGGSIGPQRRL from the exons ATGGCGGACGCTGAAACTGAACCTCCAGTGTATTTTGCAATAAGCAACATACCCGTCGCGTTTCGCTCAGCGGATCTGAGAAATTATTTTAGTCAGTTCATTGAAGGCGgtggttttcattgttttcactACAGACACAGGCCGGAAGTTCTCCGGGAGTCCGGAGTACCTGAGAACACGGTGTGTGGAGATGGCGAGGAGCCCCGCTCCACATCCCCGGAGCTCGCTGAGGGGACAAAGACCGTATCCGAGTCGAAGCCGGCGGCGAAGTCGTGCTGCTGTATCGTCTCAGTTCGCGCTAAGGACGCGGACAGGTTCGTGAGAATGTATGCGGGGAACCACTGGATTGAGTCGAAGGGAAACTGGCTGGCAAGACGATGTGTTATCAAGAGAGTCAAAGTTTCCCATGACAAAG ATGATGGGTCTTTCCCCTATAAAACAAAGTATGAACAGCGGCACCGTGTGTCCCCAATGGAGCGATTCACAGAGGCAGACCTCAGAAGCCTATCCGAGCTGAATCCACCTGCTCTGATGCAGAACGGGAATGTGGGCACTCCCGTAAAAGTGTTTCTCCAGCTCATCCAAGCCTGCCGCCTGCCTCCGCGCCTCATTCGGAAATTGGGCCTCACCTTCCCGAAGACCAGTTCCAATCGACGTTATGGGAACGTGCCCTTCCAGTACCATGACACTTGCACACTTCCGGCCACAGAAGAGACTGTATTAACAGCTGCTGGACATGAAATATCGGGACCAGGCACTTTGGCTGCTTCGTTCTCAGAATCAAGACTGGGTGATCACTCAGAAACAACGGATGATGAggcacagaaagaagatggagaggACGCACAGTCAAATGCAGATGAT GATGATGATTGCTGTGAGGAGTGGGAACGCCACGAGGCTTTGCACGATGATGTAACAAGCCAGGAGCGAAGCAAAGAGAGACTGTATGAAGAAGAGATTGAGCTGAAGTGGGAGAAAGGAGGCTCAGGCCTGGTGTTCTACACTGACGCTCAGTACtggcaggaagaagaaggag ATTTTGATGAGCAAACAGCAGATGACTGGGATGTTGACATGAGTGTTTACTATGATAAAG ATGGAGGTGACATGGATGCTCGAGATTATGTCAGAATGCGGTATGAAAAGAGGCTGAGGGAGGGTCTTGAAGATGGATCAGGGCACAATCAGTCTATTGGCAGCTTTGAGAGGTTCACCAAG GGTGTTGGGCGTCGTGTGATGGAGAAGCAGGGCTGGAGGGAAGGTGAAGGCCTGGGAAACAGTCAGATTGGAATTCCTGAAGCACTTGAAAATGAGGGCCAACATCCCAACTGCAAAAGAGGCTTTGG gTATCATGGAGAGAAATTGGTCTTACATCCTGTAAAAAAGGCCAGAACAGATTATCATATAACTACAGTGTATGATAAACCTAAAGACATAGACGGAGGCGACACTCTGCTGAGACGCCAGCCTAACACAAGTATGAAGTACAGAGGGTGGCAACCAGGTGGCAGCATTGGCCCACAAAGACGACTTTAA
- the gpn2 gene encoding GPN-loop GTPase 2, whose protein sequence is MSKQTGVKPSLRFGQVVIGPPGSGKTTYCQGMQEFLTHLGRKVVVVNMDPANEGIPYSCAVDISELVTLADVMEGLKLGPNGGLLYCMEYVEANLDWLEEKLKQYRDYYFLFDCPGQVELYTHQNSVKNIFSQLAKWNFRLTAVHLVDSHYCADPAKFISVLCTSLSTMLHVELPHVNILSKMDLIEQYGKLAFNLDFYTEVMDLTYLLDHLAADPFFKKFHHLNEKLAEVVQDYSLVSFVPLNVQDKESMIQVLRAVDKANGYCFGDLEERNLQAMMSAAVGADFQFSSTLRVQERYVETSGKTVEEEMMEL, encoded by the exons ATGTCCAAGCAAACAGGAGTGAAGCCCTCCCTGCGCTTCGGCCAGGTGGTTATTGGACCCCCGGGTTCAGGGAAAACCACCTACTGCCAAGGGATGCAAGAGTTTCTAACTCACCTGGGGCGCAAGGTGGTTGTTGTGAACATGGACCCTGCCAATGAAGGGATACCGTATTCCTGTGCGGTAGATATCTCAGAGCTGGTGACTCTAGCCGATGTCATGGAAGGCTTAAAACTGGGGCCCAATGGTGGGCTTCTCTACTGCATGGAGTACGTGGAAGCAAATCTGGACTGGTTGGAGGAGAAGCTGAAACAGTACAGGGACTACTACTTCTTGTTTGACTGTCCTGGACAAGTGGAGCTCTACACCCACCAGAATTCAGTGAAGAATATCTTCTCACAGCTGGCCAAGTGGAATTTCAGG CTCACAGCAGTGCACCTGGTGGACTCTCATTACTGTGCTGATCCAGCCAAGTTCATTTCTGTACTGTGCACCTCTCTGTCTACAATGCTGCATGTGGAGCTTCCCCATGTGAACATACTGTCCAAGATGGACTTAATTGAGCAGTATGGCAAGTTGG CCTTCAATCTTGACTTCTACACAGAGGTCATGGACCTGACCTATCTTCTCGATCATTTGGCTGCAGACCCCTTCTTTAAAAAATTCCACCACCTAAATGAAAAGTTGGCAGAGGTCGTACAAGATTACAGCCTTGTCTCCTTTGTGCCTCTCAATGTGCAG gACAAAGAGAGCATGATTCAGGTCTTACGAGCAGTGGACAAGGCCAATGGCTACTGCTTTGGAGACCTGGAGGAGAGGAATCTGCAGGCCATGATGTCAGCTGCTGTGGGGGCAGATTTTCAGTTCAGCTC TACTCTCAGGGTTCAAGAGAGGTATGTTGAAACCAGTGGAAAGACTGTGGAAGAGGAAATGATGGAGCTGTAA